From the genome of Solanum pennellii chromosome 6, SPENNV200:
tatctaattccattaccgtattatcatgaatatccggatgttcggacttatgaaccaaaaatggacatgccttactgtttgtggcatatccaatgaatacacaatccacagtcttaggtcctatCTTTACCCTCTTAGggataggaacttggactttggctagacaccctcacactttgaaatatttcaaattgggttttttacctttccatttctcatatggaattacatttgtctttgagtgaggcactctgttaagtatctgatttgctgtaaggatagcttccccccacaagttctgtggtaaacctgaacttataagtaatgcattcatcatttcttttaaagttcggttttttctttctgcaattccattagactgaggagtgtagggagcagtagtttgatggattattccattttctaaacatatttctacaaatggagattcatattctccacatctatcacttctgatcattttgatctttttatctaactgattttcaacttcagttttatattgcctaaatgcatctattgcttcatccttactatttagcagatagacataacaatatctagtgcaatcgtcaataaaagttatgaaatactttttcccactatgtgatggtgttgacttcatgtcacaaatatcagtgtgaatcaattctaaaggatttgaattcctttcaacagatttataagaatgcttagcatacttagattcaacacaaatttgacattttgatttattgcactcaaattttggcataatatttaagttaatcagttttcgcaaggttttgttattaacgtgtcccaaacgttcatgccataaacatttatactcaagcaagtaagaagaagcaaaatctctattcatatcaactgcaattacattgagtttgaaaagNNNNNNNNNNNNNNNNNNNNNNNNNNNNNNNNNNNNNNNNNNNNNNNNNNNNNNNNNNNNNNNNNNNNNNNNNNNNNNNNNNNNNNNNNNNNNNNNNNNNNNNNNNNNNNNNNNNNNNNNNNNNNNNNNNNNNNNNNNNNNNNNNNNNNNNNNNNNNNNNNNNNNNNNNNNNNNNNNNNNNNNNNNNNNNNNNNNNNNNNNNNNNNNNNNNNNNNNNNNNNNNNNNNNNNNNNNNNNNNNNNNNNNNNNNNNNNNNNNNNNNNNNNNNNNNNNNNNNNNNNNNNNNNNNNNNNNNNNNNNNNNNNNNNNNNNNNNNNNNNNNNNNNNNNNNNNNNNNNNNNNNNNNNNNNNNNNNNNNNNNNNNNNNNNNNNNNNNNNNNNNNNNNNNNNNNNNNNNNNNNNNNNNNNNNNNNNNNNNNNNNNNNNNNNNNNNNNNNNNNNNNNNNNNNNNNNNNNNNNNNNNNNNNNNNNNNNNNNNNNNNNNNNNNNNNNNNNNNNNNNNNNNNNNNNNNNNNNNNNNNNNNNNNNNNNNNNNNNNNNNNNNNNNNNNNNNNNNNNNNNNNNNNNNNNNNNNNNNNNNNNNNNNNNNNNNNNNNNNNNNNNNNNNNNNNNNNNNNNNNNNNNNNNNNNNNNNNNNNNNNNNNNNNNNNNNNNNNNNNNNNNNNNNNNNNNNNNNNNNNNNNNNNNNNNNNNNNNNNNNNNNNNNNNNNNNNNNNNNNNNNNNNNNNNNNNNNNNNNNNNNNNNNNNNNNNNNNNNNNNNNNNNNNNNNNNNNNNNNNNNNNNNNNNNNNNNNNNNNNNNNNNNNNNNNNNNNNNNNNNNNNNNNNNNNNNNNNNNNNNNNNNNNNNNNNNNNNNNNNNNNNNNNNNNNNNNNNNNNNNNNNNNNNNNNNNNNNNNNNNNNNNNNNNNNNNNNNNNNNNNNNNNNNNNNNNNNNNNNNNNNNNNNNNNNNNNNNNNNNNNNNNNNNNNNNNNNNNNNNNNNNNNNNNNNNNNNNNNNNNNNNNNNNNNNNNNNNNNNNNNNNNNNNNNNNNNNNNNNNNNNNNNNNNNNNNNNNNNNNNNNNNNNNNNNNNNNNNNNNNNNNNNNNNNNNNNNNNNNNNNNNNNNNNNNNNNNNNNNNNNNNNNNNNNNNNNNNNNNNNNNNNNNNNNNNNNNNNNNNNNNNNNNNNNNNNNNNNNNNNNNNNNNNNNNNNNNNNNNNNNNNNNNNNNNNNNNNNNNNNNNNNNNNNNNNNNNNNNNNNNNNNNNNNNNNNNNNNNNNNNNNNNNNNNNNNNNNNNNNNNNNNNNNNNNNNNNNNNNNNNNNNNNNNNNNNNNNNNNNNNNNNNNNNNNNNNNNNNNNNNNNNNNNNNNNNNNNNNNNNNNNNNNNNNNNNNNNNNNNNNNNNNNNNNNNNNNNNNNNNNNNNNNNNNNNNNNNNNNNNNNNNNNNNNNNNNNNNNNNNNNNNNNNNNNNNNNNNNNNNNNNNNNNNNNNNNNNNNNNNNNNNNNNNNNNNNNNNNNNNNNNNNNNNNNNNNNNNNNNNNNNNNNNNNNNNNNNNNNNNNNNNNNNNNNNNNNNNNNNNNNNNNNNNNNNNNNNNNNNNNNNNNNNNNNNNNNNNNNNNNNNNNNNNNNNNNNNNNNNNNNNNNNNNNNNNNNNNNNNNNNNNNNNNNNNNNNNNNNNNNNNNNNNNNNNNNNNNNNNNNNNNNNNNNNNNNNNNNNNNNNNNNNNNNNNNNNNNNNNNNNNNNNNNNNNNNNNNNNNNNNNNNNNNNNNNNNNNNNNNNNNNNNNNNNNNNNNNNNNNNNNNNNNNNNNNNNNNNNNNNNNNNNNNNNNNNNNNNNNNNNNNNNNNNNNNNNNNNNNNNNNNNNNNNNNNNNNNNNNNNNNNNNNNNNNNNNNNNNNNNNNNNNNNNNNNNNNNNNNNNNNNNNNNNNNNNNNNNNNNNNNNNNNNNNNNNNNNNNNNNNNNNNNNNNNNNNNNNNNNNNNNNNNNNNNNNNNNNNNNNNNNNNNNNNNNNNNNNNNNNNNNNNNNNNNNNNNNNNNNNNNNNNNNNNNNNNNNNNNNNNNNNNNNNNNNNNNNNNNNNNNNNNNNNNNNNNNNNNNNNNNNNNNNNNNNNNNNNtacccaaggttatggattaatttctcccaagataaaacggattaaacctgttaaagaaatagcggtacctcaaacttctttaacttcaacgaacttaagaacagcaacaagtcacacagactcagtcgatcgacactttgattttatttgagagaaaaataaatgcagagaaggaaaaaaattttagtttttgaaaaatcaaaaattgagttccttttatagccattttcagcaaggaacgtgtctgttcagacccattttatccagaaagttgtgtcttttggaaaaaataacagcTTTTCggaaaattgtgtctgttaggaaaataacgacaaaataacgacttttcggaaagtaacgacttttcggaaagagtaacaactttttggaatgttaccgttacccgcaaatttataagagataatattaacatgatttatttgatttaacaaaaactaattaaataaattttgtccaaaaaatttatcaatcaaatcatttgccaaatccaaatccgaggccgagcgagcgaagacgacgacggcgcgagggggcatcttcttcttagctctttaagaagtaatgaaAGTGTTTTTttctataaggacaacaatttccctttcttttgccgatatgggagaaatgacttttcatttgcactttgcaaatgatttttcattttccctccaaagtagttccctcacttttcatattctttcttttcttttcctattCGCACTTGCTAAATCCAACAGTTGGATACAAAGGAGATTTCAGGGGTAAATTATGTTGAGCCAACTATAATACAAGCTTTACTCTTATTTTTAACAGCTCTCCTAAAGTAATATTATtaagtatttattaaatatgttgTCTAATCTGATTGGTTCAAATTTAAGTCATACtcaaattaataacaaaatcatatatcattcatattttcACCTGATTTGCTCGAAGataatatttaaacaataattaattttataatatcttCCTATTGGCCTATTTTGAATCAACCTCATATTATTATAACCAACTCATATTTAAGGATCTTAATAATCACTCGATCTCTAGAAAACAAACATCTAATTACATAAGTCGCAAAATCAACCTTTGACATCTAAGAGCtctctttatattttgtaacatgTACATTCTCTCACGTATTTCCTTTTGTATTTGTGTAATCACATATTTTGGCTGTACACTCTTGGGCTTAAAAAATCTGGAACTTCTTGACTGCCATGTGTAGTAGATCATTGCTCCCCGTACTGATGCTACTATCCCTTTTTGGAACTGCTTCCACCTACTTTTCTTGATCCATTATACACTCCGTTGCATTGTATTGCTATCCCTAGCCAGCTACTCAATTTGCTTCTAACTTAAGCTATCCAACGACATTCAGCATTTGTGTTTCTTCTTGATCCTCCTCACATAAGCAACACTGGTTGGTATCAATAGGAATGTCTAGGAGTACTAACCTTCCCTTTGTGAACAACCTTTCTTGGTACGCCAACCAGACTATGAATCGTTGCTTTGGTAGCATTATTGCAGTCCATATTAGATCAGCTTCCTGCAGTATAGGCAGATTTCCCAACAAATCTTGATAGCTTTGTGAAACAGAATAGCTTCCTGTTGGGGTCAGAATATAGCTTCCGTCTTGATACCAGCACGTCATTAAAGAGTTCAATTTCTTCCAATATCAACTACCATATTTCTTTGGGACACACTTTGGTCCATTTCACTAGTGCTAATTTCCTTTTACCTTCTGTAGCCCCCCATAAAAACTCCCTGCATCACTTATTCAATCTCCTTTATACATGGAAAATAATACAGCCATGATAATTTGTAATCTTCCCGCATATGACAGGTGCTTAGAATACGCCACTCTAATCCTCCTTGATATTTATCCACCAATTGCTGACAATCCATTTTGTTCCACTTGTTTGACGTAAGTGGAAGCCCCAAATACTTTATAGGTAGTGATCCCAATACAAATTCAGTTTTGTCGATTATGCTTTGTTTGACACTATCATCCATGTTGGCTACTAGACCTGTCACCAGATGAGTAAGTGCTTCCATAACTCGCGAAACAGAACTCACGTTCCCTTTACATAAGATCATCTGCGAAGATTAGATGAGTTTTAACCTTCACAGAGaacattattaatataaatattccAAGTTTTAATTAAGAAGATTCTAAGAGGAAGTATCCTAACATTGCTAGCTCTTTCTTCAAATGGTGTTTCAGGCGCCTAAGTTAATTTTTAACATCACAAATATTCCGATTCTGTAATTATTCTCAAACTATTATATCTAATATAAATTCAACAAACAACTACATAACTAAAGAGATATCAAATGAAATTGTAATAGAATTCGAATTCTCTCACCATATAGAACTAGCTCCTACATATCCAACAAGCAATATCTGGTTTTTAGGATTGATTTTTTACCCAACTAATActtattatatcataaaatcacttctttttattttaattttttcaatgcgataaaaataacttttttaaaaaataattactagtTGAatgattatttgaaaaatcaacCGGCCCAGAGCATTTCTTTGACAGAAATATCACTACACTACAGCACAAATAAAGAAGTAACGGGccatatcaaaaaaaaaaaggggggaaCATTGGAGAAGTAcagaaatttcaaatatttaggttagttatattctatttttttgaaagtttttttaatcacagtaatttcaaaattttcattgttcttgaatatattttttggcATGATATATTACTTAATGGGAGAGATATATATATGAGAgaggataaatttttttaaatgatattcCTGTAGATATcgaaattttgtgggactctacaagattGGAGGCTACTCGACCTTAAACtctagtttatgcctatataaagggtactaaattcaCTTAAAAAGCATTCCATAAAGAGATtaagatctcgaatactccgcaaattgatggattattcatataaataggtcaaatctaaatcatcctagttcgagaaatgCGCCACTAACCGCCCTCGAATCATAGATAAATCTTAttagagtagaatcaagggatcaacagaattgtaTCCCAATCTATCTTGATTAATAAAATCATGATTCTTCCGATTTTATTTGtgtggtttatttattttccatatgtttaaaatttgttgcaaacaactCCCTCTGTCCTCTTTTAATTGTTATGACTTCCTTTTTTAGAATCAAACTATTATGACTTCCTTTTTTAGAATCAAACTATAAGAATTTTGAGTAACatttaatatgtaattttacatcatattgatatgcagataattacaatttattgtagttttcatatagttttgaaatatttagatttttaattttaaatatcaaaattaatttaattcaatttttaaaatgagtcaaattaatttttgaaaaatatcacaTGACAATTAAAATAAGACGAGAAAATAGTTTTTTAGAAATTGTGATGTAATTCTTCCGAATATTATGCACATTATTAAAAGCATTAAAAGGGAATTTATTAACATCTGTGGTATATTGAGAAATATAGTGGAATGGATAagacttctttttttaattattcattttgtcAACTTGTGAACGGATTTTGTCTATATCTTCTCTCTTTCTTATTTGGCTGCTGAAATAACGCCATGGAATCTTTGAATCGAAAAATCTAGAAagacttatatatattttaagaaatcaCATCTTccataaacatttttttaactATAAATGGAAAAGATCCCGcgattcaattattttcaataaaaaatcatatttaattattcCAATCGATCTGCTCAAGGAGCCGacagttttattttattgatttcttTATCTCGATTTATGTTATATCACTTGACGTctcacaaatttaaaatttcttttaaaatacttataaattatatatagttaGATTGTTTTCCgttattagaaaaaaaagacaGACGGAGTACTATATATAGTTGTTTTTTCTTAAGTTAGTTCAACTACTGCAATGGGTTTGAGCTCAAGCTTGTTTCACTTGTACCTCTGTATTTTGGTGGTATGTTTTGTTCACCCAATTTTGTGTATTAGCAGCCATGGAAGACCTCAAGCTGGCCTTTTCGTGTTCGGTGATTCATTGTTCGATCCTGGGAATAATAACTACATCAACACCACTACTGAGTACCAAGCAAATTGGCGTCCATATGGAGAATCATTCTTCAAATATCCTACCGGCAGATTCTCCGATGGACGTCTCATTCCTGATTTTATCGGTAAAATTTTATGGCCTTTGCTAATTTATCTGAAAAATGTCTAGAAACAAAGAAGGGAAATTCAATTACTAGATAGATTTCGTAGTCATCTTTGATTGTGATGGGCCTTCAAGAATTATTTTGCTACAGAGGCATGAGACTtgattttttgttgtatttgcAGCTGAATATGCTAATTTGCCATTGATTCCTTCGTATTTTGAAATTGCCAAGCAACATTTTGTTCATGGGGTAAACTTTGCATCAGGCGGTGCTGGTTGTTTGGTCGAAACTCATCGAGGTTTTGTAAGTGTTTGAATTAGTTTGATGCAATTCATGTTTGAATTCGATTGTTAAATCAATATAGGGTGGTAGTCTTTGATATAATTGGTTTCATATACTCTCTTCATTTCAATCTATTTGTCTGAATTTAACAAAGTAATGAatacttttgaatcttgtaatCTTAAGaattgttaaaaatgaaagaagtttttttttaaaaatggaccAAAAAGGAAAGTAGGACAAACAAAATTGAAACGGGGAGTAACTAGTTTGATAGGAAGATTGTATTATGTAGCTCTGAAGTTTTGATTCCATTTGACAGGTTATAGATCTTCAAACACAGTtgagatatttcaaaaaagtcGTAAAACTGTCGAAGAAGAAGGTGGGGAAAACTGAGTCCAAGCAGATCATCTCAAATGctgtatatatttttagtgcTGGTGGTAACGATTACTTGGCTCCTTTGTCAACAAATTCTTCGTATCCTGAAAGAGAATATCTAAAGATGATTATGGGCAATTTGACATCTGTTCTGAAGGTAATGAACTTATTGATTCAAcctaaactttttaaatttctttggATTTAGTTTTACCACTTTTATCTATTTAAGACTTGGGTATTTGCTTCAATAAATGATGTTTGGAGATTCATGCGCGCATTTTGTGTTTAATACAAATTGAAAAGTGTTTATTTTAGACTCGTATAATATCTGACAAGCTTAGGAGTGTTGTCATTTTTTTCGTCCATTTTGGAAGGAGTATGCACATGTAGACATCTCAACTTGTCTTCATTGTGTCAGTTGAGCATCCAAACTTACAAAATGATCATCCAGACACCATCAGCTTGGGGTGTCCACCAGTGGAGacgattttttttgtttgttgaatttgaatgttttttatttcatgttCTATGTTGAGTTTAGTGTAGAGAGTAGCTAGACTAATTCTTCGTGCTTCATTAAACTAATGCAACAGGGAATTTACAAGGAAGGAGGGAGAAAATTTGTCATGCTTAATATGGTTCCAATAGGTCGTCTCCCTAATACTATAGCTCTTAATGGCAATTCCATAGAGAAGATCACAAGCTTGGTGAAAATGCATAATTGGGCTCTTCCAGGGATGCTCAAACAACTAGAGAAGCAATTGCCTGGATTTAAATATACATTATTCGACTTGTTCAAAGTATCTTCAGATAGCATTGATAATCCAACAAAATATGGTATGTTTTATCTCATCAAACTCAACTTCTAGTCTCTTTATGTTCGAACATTCTTGATTTATGTTAACATAGCTAATATGGCAATGAGTAGTACTATAGGttgtttctttatagtaatATGGAATAGTCTGTTTATAGTCTTAATTTACTTACAATTTTGCTTTGTTTAGGTTTTAAGACATCAAAGATGGCTTGTTGTGGGGCTGGGCCATTACGAGGGATTTATAGTTGTGGAGGCAAGAGACAAGTCAAAAAGTACAAGTTATGTAAAAACGTGAAAGATAACTTGTTTTTCGACTCTTTTCATCCGTCTGAACTGGCCTACAAACAATATGCTGAAGTACTGTGGAATGGAACTCCAGACATCATTGCACCTTACAACCTTAAATCCTTTTTTGAACTTTCAACATAACATGATGGTGGCATTGTTGAAACTGTTCTGTTATTCCATATTAAAAGAACGTAGAAGAAAAGAATGTGAAGTTTGATGCTAAAAAGAATAACCTTCTGATTAGGAAGGTCATATTGAGATTAATAAAACTTCCCCTCTTTGTCTGGATCTCTATCTTTGTTCCATAGCCACCTTTGTTTCTCTGCAGTCAGCCTTTGCACCTTCATCATTGAACCTTTGGTTCTCGATGAAGACGTGTAGGTGCATTATTCTATGGTAGGGATTGTAACTTCCCATAAGTTGCCCCATTGTTACTCAATGAAGGAacctttcttgtttttttttagagTTCCAACGAATCGAATGGTATTTCTGTTCCAATTGTGGGCTTGCCATGCCGACCATCAACCACGAGAATGGGTCCCTTCTCAAGGATTTGATGGAATGGCTCACCCCACCCAAGAGCCCTTGTGTCATAGGAGAACTCATGGCTGGTGAAAATCGTGCCAGGCATCATACACTGTTCTCTCCTAAAACCATAGTTCCaaaagaattgaagaaaaagaaaataaacaaaaacaagcCTTTTCTGTCTTCACTCACACTTTTAAgtacaaggaaaaaaaaaacttgtttgGATGACTGATACCACTGAGAGAATCATGTGTTGGTTCTTGTGCGACCATAGAGTCTTGTTGAGCAATTAGATCAGATTCAGACGTGGATGTTGCTCCACGGCTATACAGATTTGACTCACTCTAGAAACCATAGCATTTAGGGGATATATGTGCACCAAACACTCTATTGGTCAGAGGTGTTGTGCCTGTCTATCAAACACAGTTGAGGAAGTCAATCGCGAATGCTACAGTTTCAAGGTGCAGGAGGAATTCTTGTAAGGAAAAGCTAAGAAACCACTTAAGCTTATGGGTAGCATGAGGGCACTTAGCTTTGAATAACAGTTGGGTTTCTCTGTTAATGTTGGTCTTGCAATTAATTTGACATGTTTTAGGGTAATGTTCCGGTAACGGATTAAACTAGAACAAGTAGTTTCAAAGTTGGGTTTAAGGTGCACTTGGGTGTTCAACTAATTCAATCAACATTACTCTTGTTGAAATGACGTTTCAAGAGCCAAATTATTTAAAGATGCAGTAATCTGAAATTACAATCACATGACATAAAACATCTGTACACACTTAGTTTTACAATTATATGATCAACAAACAACTGCATAATTCTATCAGCCTGCAGTGCATTCATACCTATTCCTTCTACCAGCACGAGGAGTTCCTTGACAAGAATATAACTACGCTATAGAACAGGCAAGACCTTTACACTGTTACAGCATCGACTTCTCCGTGCTAAGGGTATCTTACACCAAGTACACCATACATCTTAGAGAGAACTTGACTTATTGTATATATAAGATCTTGAAAAATACAAGTACGCTGTGAATGCGATAGTACTAAGTACAGCAAGAACCCAATAGAAGTAATCCAGATGTGCCCGATTCAAGTTGTCAGAAAACCAACTGGTCTGACCATCTTTCCCAGTGATGTTCTCAGTAACAGAGATAAGGAAACTGCTCAAGAAGCTCCCTATGCCAAAAATGCTGAGGTAGAGAGAGAGACCTATACTTTTCAACTCGACTGGCACCTGATCGTAGAAGAACTCCTGCAGACCAACCATGGTGAATACATCGGAAATACCAAATAGTATATACTGAGGTATTAACCAGCAAATGCTCATGGGAACTGTTGCCTTTGGCATGTCGACCAGACTGTGTTCTAAAGCAACTTGGAGACGTTTCTTCTCGATTATAGCTGCAACCACCATTGAAAGTATAGACAAGAAAATGCCAGTTCCAATTCTTTGGAGCATTGTTATGCCTGATGGTTTCCCACTTATAGCTCTTGCAACGGGAACCAAAATACGGTCATATATAGGAATAAAAATGACAACAGAGAGGCTAATGAAAGATTGTAATGAGGCAGCTGGTACTTCaaaatttgaaccaagagaTC
Proteins encoded in this window:
- the LOC107021852 gene encoding GDSL esterase/lipase 2-like, producing the protein MGLSSSLFHLYLCILVVCFVHPILCISSHGRPQAGLFVFGDSLFDPGNNNYINTTTEYQANWRPYGESFFKYPTGRFSDGRLIPDFIAEYANLPLIPSYFEIAKQHFVHGVNFASGGAGCLVETHRGFVIDLQTQLRYFKKVVKLSKKKVGKTESKQIISNAVYIFSAGGNDYLAPLSTNSSYPEREYLKMIMGNLTSVLKGIYKEGGRKFVMLNMVPIGRLPNTIALNGNSIEKITSLVKMHNWALPGMLKQLEKQLPGFKYTLFDLFKVSSDSIDNPTKYGFKTSKMACCGAGPLRGIYSCGGKRQVKKYKLCKNVKDNLFFDSFHPSELAYKQYAEVLWNGTPDIIAPYNLKSFFELST